Below is a window of Ornithodoros turicata isolate Travis chromosome 7, ASM3712646v1, whole genome shotgun sequence DNA.
GATTCAACGCATGTCATATCGAAGTAAAACATATTTATTATCGACTCCAATGAAGCTTGACTCCTATTTCTCATGTGTTTCCGTCGAGGCCATATACCCTACAGGATGCAGGAGAGTGAGGTCGTAAAGGCCTCAGCTTCATGGGCTTCACCTCCATGGGCTTCACCTCCAGTTGCGAACTACTTTCAGACGTGGCTCCCAAGTAGATCAGAGTAACCTCAGACTTCACTGTGTGGCAATCAGGCCTGCGTCCTAAGGGAAAGGAAAACCTTGTCGACAAAGGTTTTCTCTCCTGGTTTGCTTTCCGCAGGGGATCAGCCCGGGAAGTTTAGCACCACCGTCTTTCTGTCCAACCCTACCAATTTAACTGTAGCAAAGGAGGTTCTACGGTTAAGTTGGTAGGGTTGCCAGAACGAGGACGGACAGAAAAGACTGGTGCTAAACTTCCCGGGCTGATCCCCCGCGGAAAGCAAACCAGGGGACTTTAGCTTGCAACGACTGTATGGCGGCGGCAAATTAAAatgcgggcgggaaatttaaaaaggtgggcagcGTGCACTTGAAATttttcgccactcgttagcttgtaacgaccgtaacgacgatgaagcgattaagcccccaggggaGAAAACCTTTGTCGACAAGGTCTTCctttttagctgcaacaaattttcctAAAAACGGGAGTTTCCTTAGGACGCAGGCCTGATCACCACACATAGTGAAATGTATTGCAACTAGaaagcaccctgtataaacTCACACGTGAGAATGTAACCGAAGTCACCGAGTAAACAGTTGCGTTATTGTATATGGCGCAGACAGGGGCGCAATTTTATTGGTCATCTATAGGAAAGGGTACGGGCCGTTAGGAGCCACTAGTGCGTGTTTCTAGCCTTGGTTTCTTGAAAGCGAACGCCATGTGTTGACGAATTGCGTGCGGGTGTTGCCGGCGTCATTCCACTCTCCGGTCTTCGTTCCGCTTTTCCAGGCCTAAAATTCAGTCGCCAGCATCAATGAAACAAGTTCCATGTTCCAGGGTTCAAACCCTTGTCAACATCTATCGTATGCTCGTCTACAATTGGAAACGTAGTGCGCTACAGCGCCCTCTCCATGGCTGTACCTCGCCTTCTGATTCGACCTTCGGCTGGTCGCCTATAAGTACACTGCACTTGAACTTTGCATCTGGGAAATGTGCGGTTAATAGTCAATCCGGTTACGACTCCGAACAAGATAGACATAGCTACTTATTGCCTCATTGATTTATTGGTTTACTTCAGTATTTGGTTATGGTAAGCATGTCTCATCGACGCCTTCGCCTAGCAACCAGCGTGTGTCGCTTCTTCCAGATGGGCAGGATGCCATCGAGCAACTTGTCCGACTTGCAGCTGAATTGAGCTGAAGAAAAACAGAGAGGGACCAGATAAGTGTTTTTAAACATCAgctcagttcagcgcacaaagtCGTTCGATGTCACCTTACTCAGTCTTGAGTATAGCGCGCACAAAGCGAGAGTACGGGGAAAGGGGGGGTATTGGTAAATGGTACTAAGAATAAAAAGTAAGCATAAGGTAATAGTAAAAAGTAAAAGCTAGGTAAGCATACTAGAAGAAGGAGCCTACTATATCGTGTCTGAAGGCAGACTTCATCGTATACAAGGTGTTTGTTGGTTGTGCTTTCGTACATATTTCGTGCACCTTCATTACTGGTTGCATTATGTTGAGACACACTGAAAACGagtgcgacaaaaaaaaaaaaaaatcctttccCAACGCACCGGCGCGGGACAGGACGTCATCTTGAACAGAGGAGGATTGACCTTGTTTGAGTCCTCGACACGGTGCATGTCACATGACTCCAGTTATACTGTTACAGGACCCCGCTTCTGTGGACGCTGACGTTGTGTGAATTTGCCTGTGTTATCAAGAATCACCTGCTCGTGACTGATTCACGGCTTTACGATTACGACATCCCTAAAGATGATTCGCAAAATTACACGCATTGGGGCACAAAATTACACGTCCTCAGTCAAAATATCGGCAATACCCACGCGTAGTCTTGTGTGTGCGAAATGTTTGGGCGGTTTTGTAGAATCGAGAATCAGCGCAAGGACTGCGTAAGGCACCGGAACATTTTGCTTCTCAGATACTCCTACAGACCGTGCATAATACGAGTTCTGGCATCTTATGCATCTTGGCTATATATAAATCGTAGCTGTATAAATAAGACTCGTGGGATGTGTGTTGTCTAACTGTAAATTCGTAATATCAGTCTTTGTCCTGTCTCAAACGCAGGCAGCAGGAAAGCCTAGATTCTCACCAACGATAGAAAACTCCCTGGAATTGGGCAAGTTGACAGCTACGCAGGCTCCAAGCGCGCTGCGGTTGATGTTCATGTCGGTCACCCTTTTCCAGCTGTTCGTTTTGGCGTCGTAGCATTCCACGAAGGGCACTGTCGTCGTTCCTAAAATACAAATCACGTAAAGAATGGCGCGCTTATTCACATGCAACGCCATCTACCAAATATGTGAAATTTACGATTGCTTCTTAACCTCAATGGTTGGAATTTCTTCCCGGGAGCTCCTCGCAACCTACGGTTACCAGTGGTGCTCATACGAATGGGGTAACATAACATTTACGTGATATTAGATTCCATGCCCCTTTTACTACTACTATCATGAATGTATACACCGTGTACGCTGCTTGCTACCCCATGTGTCTACTGCCACCTAGCCTATACTACAACTCTCCGGCACGTGCTGGTGGATATACTTCCAGAAAAAGTGGCTGCGCGTTAGCTGTTGAGGTTGAGagagcaatggggtagagtatcgcctctggagatgaaactccccatttatcatcttaaaataaaatTGTTGCTGTTGAGGTTGAGAGTGTAGGGCGACTGTCATGGCCTTGTCTATGCTGAGCGTTTCGTACTAACCATTGAAGCCACCTATGGCAAACAGCAGGTCATCCAGCACTGCAACGGCAAAGTTGCTTCTGGGAGTGTGCATGTTAGGAAGTTCTAGCCATCGGTCACGGAGGAAATCGTACTTTTCGCCTGCAAGAAAACGGCAAAGTTTAAGAAGACGGCATGGCACGTCCGACGCCGATGCGAGTTCCTCAGCACGACATCTTAGACATCCAAGAATCCAAGGGATACAAGAAACATGGACATACAGGAGCGTTTACAGGGATTTGCACTATGGAGCTTGTTTCCAATGTGTTCCCTGGTATAAAGCTGAAAGGTTCGGCTTCAGTAGCTACGAGATTTTTCGATATCTTCCCAAACCCAGTGACACTACAGAGGCAGGTACGTCAGATTCTCTCTCGTTGAAAGGGGATATCTTTTGGCACAAGACTGTCTAGAGAACTTTCGTTACACATCATCAATGAACGGAACGTTGTTATACAGAGGGCACCTTTACGAGTAGGAGTATGGTGCAAAGCCTTGTTCCTATCGCGAGATTCTTGTGAATCACTCCTTGACTCTACTCCACAGCAGATTTTGGAAGAAGTGAAGTAGAGGGCGTAAGATTACCCGTGGAAAGACGATGCGTGCCGTTGAAACCCCCGAGGACATAAACTGTGTCTTGATAGTTGATGACGCGGACGCCACTCCGTGGGACAGTCATCGCACGAATATACGTCCAAACGTTTAGGGCTGGGTCATAGAATTCTGCCGTGTTCAGTACTTGCTGTCCGGTAAATCCTCCGACAATGTAAACCTGTGGAgccacagatttttttttttgttgagacGAGGCTGGTTGTGCCGCGTTGGAATATGATGTGGAAATGATTCAAAACACCAGAGGTGTAACGCCCAAAAACTGCCGTAGTAACCCGTTGGCGTTCCCCGTCCACACTATGTTCTGTTGCGTGCATGTGTGCCGTAGTAAATGAAGTGGCAGAACTGACCTTTCCATCCACTACCGTGGCGCAGGCATCAGACCTCTGGTCGTTCATCTCGGCGATGAGTGTCCAGGTGTTCTGCACGGGATCATAGCGCTCCGCTGTGTTGGTGCGGCGGTCACCGTCATACCCGCCCAGCGCGTAGATTTTGCCGTTCAGGACGGCGACACTCACGTAGCATCGTGCTACATGCATGCAAGCGCGCTCCGTCCATCGGTGCAGTAACTGCTCAGGGAGAAAATTGTGAATCTCTCCGATTAATCCATAACGGGCACGAAATTCATGTGTGGCATGTTTGTAGACAGCATTCTAGACCGAGCCTCTGTTAGCTAAATCTAGTCGTGAATAAAAGTGGAGAAAAACTGGTTTCTTACCGGATTGAAACAGCGGACACAGTTGAAGCACTGGCTACCATCAAAGCCTCCAATCATGTATATGAGACCGTCCAATGCGACAAGACCATGGTAGGCGCGCGGCATCGTGTCACGGTCGTTCGTAAATACCAGCCAGCGATTGGCTCGGCAGTCGTAAGATTCGACTAGGTTGGTGGCGCTTCCATTGCTCCATCCGCCGATCACGAATAACACGTCCCTGCACCCGTAGCGACAATTGACCCCATCAAGTGCAAAGAAGCGCTGTCACGACTTTGAACTGTTACGAAGGGTACCTTGGAATTCTGGGCCTGAGCATGGGATGTGCGAGGTTGATAAGACGATGTCCCTCTGGCGTCTCGAGTTGATCGAGGAGCCCGTGGACTGGCTCCAGGGCAGCACGACAGTCAACATCATCCAACAGTGGATGAGAAAAAACTTCCTCTTGCAGAAACGACACTTTGCACAGCCCGAATCTGTGTAGATCGGAATATGACCGACTGTGCTATCCCTTCTTTGCCCGGAGAACATTCCAAGAATAAAAGCTTACCGTATGGCGCTCAGTAGGCTTGGCAAGTAACGTCGCCTGTTCGGGAAGTCTGTCTCGGTCCATCGGATGGCTGCCTTGAAGGCCTTCCCTTCGTCGGCGAGATTCAGCTCGTCTGAACTGAGGAGGACCTTGAGGTCCTCGTACGAGATGCAGTCGAAGTCAGGGCTAAATTTACAGACCTGTACGAGTTAATTGCTATTGGTGTTATGGTACATTACAAAACGTCGGACGTGTTCTGTACGCCTATCCTGTTCACCCGTATCGCCCACAATCATGCGTTTAAGCGTACATGACTAGAGGTTCATTGTTCGCTGCTACACGAGGCGAAGACTGTCTGCTGCGTCTTTGACTAAGCTAGGCGACACAAGGACATCTCTTGCAATGTCAGTCGGCACAACACATACTACAAACTATACTCTTCCTGATAATGACGCCTGTGAGTTTAGCCACAGAGTACCGCGCAACACAATATTGTCCTAAAGCAGTGTTGAAATGAGTACCTCAAGAAAATTTCTGGAGATGAATGTTATCGCCATGTCGGCCAATGTAGAATGCTTGTGCTTTCTCCCAAATTCTAGAATACGGATGCAGTTGTTGACATCGATGCCTTTCGAGAGAAATTCTTGGCATTTCTGGACTAACTGGTCCAtctgaaagaagaaaattaatgcaTGGGAGGAATGCTTGGTGCGGCCCACCATACGGAGGTCTATGAAGTTCCTTCGAATGAGTTACTTGTGCTACACATTACGCAGCTCTCCGAAACGTCAATGACAATTGTAGGCGATACTTTTGCGATataagagataaaaaaaaatgtgcaagGAAACTTGTCCGGAATACTTATAGACGACATAAGGATCCCATAGCCTCTTCGCTAAAGTCTGCAGAGTCTGCTGCGAAGTCTGCTGGCTCACCTTACCTGGAACCTCTGCGCAGCTAGTAGAATGCCCAGAACGTTGGCGCTGTCCAGTGCCACCGTGTTGGTGTAGACAAATTGGAGCAAGGCCGCCATGACTGCACAGTCCATCCCGTACACGGTATACAGTTTGGGGTCTACCGGGTCGATTGCCAGGGCACTGGAAGGCTCCCGGAAGAGCGGACAGGACGCGTGCAACAGGGCCAGGTGCACGGGAAACTTTGACCCGTCGTCGGAACACACTAAGGTGGCGTCGGTCAGCATCTGCTGCTTGCGCATAGAGTCCAGAACGGCCACCATGTCCTGCGAGTAGACGTCTGCCATTTTAGATAGGACGAGCACAAAGGAACGATGCGCCCTGCCCTTCCCCGCCGATGTGCTGATGACCCCTGACTGCGTGGCACGTTCCAAATGGTTCCTCCACTTCTTCATCGTAGTTCTTACTCACGCGAAATCATTGCACGTGCTGTAGGATTCGACGATGAGGACAACGAGCAGAAATGGGCCGATTATTGGTACTGAGTACTGAATGTACATCGCATAATATTACTAAAAAGAACTATGAAGGAAACAACGAGGGAAAGGCCTGAGGACCAGAGCCGCCGATatatcgaacagggactgttcaTCTTCTCGGCCCCGAAGAAGAGCACTCTGTTCGATATATCGGCGCCTCCGCCCATCCTGTGGCGCTTAGTTTCCTCACTGGCTCACTGGACTTCCTACTTTTATATGAAACAAGCAGTCTATAACAGAAGAACTAGAACCGAACCAACACAAACTATGCGAGTTTGCAGTTCACGAAGATTGAAATACACACATCGGCACCTGCAGAGACACTAAGTGCGTCATTTAGTAGGTGCTTCGTGCAAGGCAAAACTGTCTTCGCACGTAATCAGTTATTGAACTTACGTGTATTGAGAATATTTTACTGATCGGGTGCGCGCTCTATCCCTAAATTGAACTTTCTCGTGCGATATACCTTGAATGATTCCTGGGAGGGGGTATTAAGTCCGGTTTAGCTAGCCTTGAGCATACGGAAAAGTCGTAAACAGTGCGTGTGTCTGATGTAACAACATTTTCCATCCTGCATTTCACCTCGTGTCGCCCACGACAGCAGGTTGTCTCAGCTGAAAAGGAAACTCCGTGGGTATTTATTACTGTTCATACCGTAATTAAGTTTTGCTGTCGTGGCTACTCGGATATCATCCCGTTTCTTTATGAACTCTCTGTCAGCATCGATCATTATCTCTGTTTTCATTCTGGATTTGCAGGAAACACCAAGCGTGAGGCCACTTTCTTTCTCGCTAATGATCTTCACCTGTCTAGGTATGTCAACGCATAAACGCATAAAATCCTTTGGTTCAACTGTAGTGCCGAATGATAAGCTATCTAATCTCCTTTGGGCATGAGATCGCGCGTAGAACGAGATAGCAGAAAACAACGCCTTCCTAATGAGGGTCAGCCCTCTAGCTGCAAATAACTGACCAAAACAtcctccgccgttatttctactGAGCACCACAAAGGTCCGcaggccggaatggcgttcaagtgaACTCTGATTCGAGCTGTACCAGCTTCTTTAGCGGTTCGCCTATCCTGATGTCGCCTCAGCCAGGTTGAGGCTTATTGAGACCCAGAGGCGTAGTAGTGGTGTTATACGTATAGCTTCCGTTGAGGatgccattcatttttcccaGGGTGTGCTGCTTCTGACTGCAGTAGCACTGTGTCATCTGCCGCCGCATGCGTGGAGAACCTCCCTTGTGCGTCATTAAGACTGAGCAAAAATTACGAAGCCGAGACGTCAGTCGAGGACAAACTGGCCTTAGTGTGCTGGTAAGTCATGACGATCGATGTTTTCATATAGTCATCCACACGTTCTTCTTCAATGTTCCGTAAATTATTGGGCATTTCCCCCTGGTGCGTCATACTTCGTGGTGCTACCTATTAGGTAATTACTCGTGCTCAAACTCATATTCACTTATTCACTTTAAAATTTACATAAGTCAAATTTGATTTGAAACGTGCATTATTGATTTCCAATTCCTCTCACAAATATACCATGCGGCTTGCTAAGTGTGCCCCCATGGCGACAACGATCATTCTCCTTGGTCAACCTTCTTGGGGGACCAACATGACCATGGAGAATGACATCGACACTTAACGCTCGACTCAATGAACCAACAACACTCATTGCTAATTTCTGGATTTTCTGTGCTATTTATTTCTAAGGGTTCTCGAAATGCTCGCTGCAGAAAAGGACTTGACGCGTAGGGTAAATACAGTTGCCCCACTAAGTTCGACTTTTCCATTCTATTTAGCTCCATGAGGGACATAGAGGGCTGCATCCGCACCCACTACGTAGGGGAATGCTCTTCCCTGGCAGTGGCCGTGAACGCACGCATCCAAGAATATTTTGTGAACGCTGTTGGTCTAGGAGTGTCCTGCTCAACGTATTCACCCGCTATATGCAAACGACTCTTATACCGCCTTGGTTACAAAGCTACCTCGGCTCCGACGATTCAACGCAGCAGTGAATGAACCTATGGACACATTGTCGTTACGACTCAAATTTCACGAAGTGCCTCGTAGCTTTCAGGTCTGCAGGATGATAGACGGTCATCAAGGATCCTGATGTGTTCCAAGAGGCCGACGTGACCGCCATGCTTCCTTTTACTTTGCTGGGCATAGCCTTGAGCAGCTCGTGAGGAACTGTTATTCCATAGTATATACATGTATAAGCTAGCCGGGTATGTCCCGTGTTTGCCCCACAGCTCTGAAGCTCCTCAAAAGGGCGCATACATTATTTTACTGGGAGCGGGGTCCAGCCTTGAGCAGCAGGCTACATAACTATACGGTGAATCATAGCACTATGTGACGACAGGAGTTAAGGGAGGATGAGGGGGGGAGGGGCATCAGGACATATGGGCTCGCACTCTGTATCGCAGCTGCGCCTCAGCCTGCGTTCGTTAATTCGTTAATCGTTGCATGGAGGAAGTCAGGTGCTGACATTGGAGTTTGAGAACGTAATTAACTGGAATGTTGGTTTCAATTCTTTGTACTCCAGGAAGACGAAGGCTTCTGGTAAACATTTACGTTATCAGATGAATGGGAGAATCCGTCACCGTTAACGTCCAGCTGTAATGGGCAGGCTCCGTGTGGTCCCCTCTGAGACGTGCATGGCCAAGTTGCAGCAGCGAATGCAAGTGAGATGAGTGCAATGAAATATGCAACGTTGAACGTGAAGGTCTAGgacgcaagcgagctggtgtagatTCGAACATTTCGAGTACGGTAGCATGATAGCATTACTTGAGGCTGATGGAAAACAGGGGCATGGGATAAAACACGAAGTACACGGGTCAAGGCTCAGAAGCAGCAAGGAAAGTTTATTCCGGCAAGGTGACATGTGCAGAGcagaaaggggaagacaaaacaAGTCGGCAAATGAACCTGAAGCGTCCTTCAGGTCCTCTAAAGCACCAATTGGCGATGCCTCACCCATACACCCTCAAAAAAAAGTAAACTGGGGAGGAAGTACAGCTTTTACTCCTCTAGCTTGCAATTACACCCTAATTTAACCAGTTAGTCTTCTGGCTGTGAAATGTACTACGCAGTACTCGAAATAATCCCTAAACTTAGCATGAACCCGCGTGCATTTAGTCTTCGGAAAAGGCTAATGGTGGCGACGCGGCATCTACACCCCTCAAAAGAGTAAAAGGGCTTCGCCATTTTCTCAAAGTCtgctggaaagtctgccgaaaCAAACTTTCATTGCTGGTATACTAAGTCGTAGTTGTCTtttatgaagggaagtgcctcagaaTGGGACCTGCCGGCATTTCGAACAGAAGCTGTTCTTCTGGCAGGATGGtccaagaagaagaacagtctctgttcgaaatattgggaGCTCTCGTCTCGAGGaac
It encodes the following:
- the LOC135400016 gene encoding kelch-like protein 10 isoform X1, with the translated sequence MKKWRNHLERATQSGVISTSAGKGRAHRSFVLVLSKMADVYSQDMVAVLDSMRKQQMLTDATLVCSDDGSKFPVHLALLHASCPLFREPSSALAIDPVDPKLYTVYGMDCAVMAALLQFVYTNTVALDSANVLGILLAAQRFQMDQLVQKCQEFLSKGIDVNNCIRILEFGRKHKHSTLADMAITFISRNFLEVCKFSPDFDCISYEDLKVLLSSDELNLADEGKAFKAAIRWTETDFPNRRRYLPSLLSAIRFGLCKVSFLQEEVFSHPLLDDVDCRAALEPVHGLLDQLETPEGHRLINLAHPMLRPRIPRDVLFVIGGWSNGSATNLVESYDCRANRWLVFTNDRDTMPRAYHGLVALDGLIYMIGGFDGSQCFNCVRCFNPLLHRWTERACMHVARCYVSVAVLNGKIYALGGYDGDRRTNTAERYDPVQNTWTLIAEMNDQRSDACATVVDGKVYIVGGFTGQQVLNTAEFYDPALNVWTYIRAMTVPRSGVRVINYQDTVYVLGGFNGTHRLSTGEKYDFLRDRWLELPNMHTPRSNFAVAVLDDLLFAIGGFNGTTTVPFVECYDAKTNSWKRVTDMNINRSALGACVAVNLPNSREFSIVAQFSCKSDKLLDGILPIWKKRHTLVARRRRR
- the LOC135400016 gene encoding kelch-like protein 10 isoform X2; translation: MKKWRNHLERATQSGVISTSAGKGRAHRSFVLVLSKMADVYSQDMVAVLDSMRKQQMLTDATLVCSDDGSKFPVHLALLHASCPLFREPSSALAIDPVDPKLYTVYGMDCAVMAALLQFVYTNTVALDSANVLGILLAAQRFQMDQLVQKCQEFLSKGIDVNNCIRILEFGRKHKHSTLADMAITFISRNFLEVCKFSPDFDCISYEDLKVLLSSDELNLADEGKAFKAAIRWTETDFPNRRRYLPSLLSAIRFGLCKVSFLQEEVFSHPLLDDVDCRAALEPVHGLLDQLETPEGHRLINLAHPMLRPRIPRDVLFVIGGWSNGSATNLVESYDCRANRWLVFTNDRDTMPRAYHGLVALDGLIYMIGGFDGSQCFNCVRCFNPLLHRWTERACMHVARCYVSVAVLNGKIYALGGYDGDRRTNTAERYDPVQNTWTLIAEMNDQRSDACATVVDGKVYIVGGFTGQQVLNTAEFYDPALNVWTYIRAMTVPRSGVRVINYQDTVYVLGGFNGTHRLSTGEKYDFLRDRWLELPNMHTPRSNFAVAVLDDLLFAIGGFNGTTTVPFVECYDAKTNSWKRVTDMNINRSALGACVAVNLPNSREFSIVGLEKRNEDRRVE